A section of the Drosophila subobscura isolate 14011-0131.10 chromosome A, UCBerk_Dsub_1.0, whole genome shotgun sequence genome encodes:
- the LOC117903100 gene encoding uncharacterized protein LOC117903100 produces the protein MTSCFNISSLNQLWPVDPRLLTQSILFVVMDGRGPMTDTEIIASVGARHHRSDPDFKRQVRELLREIVSLGSLRRKQNLYSLPGQRLSKQHRVQ, from the coding sequence ATGACATCCTGCTTCAATATCAGTTCCCTTAACCAGCTGTGGCCAGTGGATCCCAGATTGTTGACCCAGAGCATCCTCTTCGTGGTGATGGATGGCCGGGGACCGATGACCGACACGGAGATCATCGCCAGCGTGGGCGCCCGACATCATCGCAGCGATCCCGACTTCAAGCGACAGGTGCGCGAGCTCCTGCGTGAAATTGTCTCCTTGGGATCGCTAAGGCGAAAGCAAAATCTGTACTCGCTGCCGGGCCAGCGACTGTCCAAGCAGCATCGGGTCCAATAG